A portion of the Polaribacter cellanae genome contains these proteins:
- the porU gene encoding type IX secretion system sortase PorU, whose translation MKRLLQLFLFILVIPFSKAQTTTSVLSSGSWYKFSVDTTGVFKIDKNLLQSIGISTNDLNPKKIHIYGNGGNLLPELNSDFRYEDLQENAIFIEGETDGSFDNSDFILFYAKGPHSWNVNTTSKTAKHNQNIYSDKAYYFITVNETDGKRITTKVPNINSSSLTINKFDDFTFFEKEELNIIAAGTQWFFDDNFNVENTQKFSIPFKKALTNENISFKIRAVSTSATASNITANINGEQIRLAFSGTNPSGANLNLSKAESKEQTKLINNSNEAINVEITYDNGGNPSANTYLDYIEIVGKKNLVANGKQFSFRSFEQFEASGSVTFDIQNKNNIFQVWDVSDFLSPKLITNESTGNNFTFKDQTRARDKNNKEVLREYVVLNQSDFYIPETVENSKVKNQNLHALKDINYLVVTNSELSSQAQRLADYHKKNSGLTTKVVVLDKIYNEFASGSKDITGIRDFIKHLYNNSSGDGKLKYVCFFGDASYDYKDRVPGNNNIVPVKLSIDSFNLASSYVTDDYFVMLDDNEGTMSPSHTLNVASSRIPVSTTTQAKQVVDKILSYYNKTAIGDWRNTITLLADDVDDDFDIPIQRGVESIADEIKNNKPVFNINKIYADAYVQENSSGGERYPEVNKAITNAIEKGTLVFDYFGHGGEDGFAAERILEKPQIQDFNNPNTLPLLITVTCDFSRFDNPNRITAGELTLWNKNGGAASMITTTREVYISMGQSFNEEFIRILFKFPNNGLIPIEDLTISETLMKTKNNYSGSFKFQKFFIYSFGDPAMKLAVPEPNVRIVKMNGKDITQPTIRKPDTLKALSKVSFQGEVLDNSNNLLRNFNGTLYTTVYDKSVDRETLGNNNFNEKLPFDTQDSKLFRGKSTVANGIFSFDFIVPKDIKIAYGKGKLSFYAENRKTDKAGFNNKITIGGIDENAPEDTVGPEIKLFMNDESFIDGANTNASPNLIAVLSDSSGINTSITAVDHDIVGILDGDTSNPIILNDFYETELNDFTKGKVTYRLRDLAVGPHTLKIKAWDTYNNSSETTLNFVVVSDAILNLENVLNYPNPFVNYTQFWFNHNKPNEPLEVQVQVFTVSGKLVKTINRNIQTTGNLSRSISWNGLDDFGNKIGKGVYVYKLKVKSTISNLVSEKYEKLVILQ comes from the coding sequence ATGAAAAGACTTTTACAACTATTTTTATTTATCTTAGTTATTCCTTTTTCCAAGGCACAAACGACTACTTCTGTTTTATCTTCTGGAAGTTGGTATAAGTTTTCTGTAGATACTACTGGGGTTTTTAAAATTGATAAAAATTTACTACAAAGCATTGGTATTTCTACAAATGATTTAAATCCGAAGAAAATTCATATATATGGTAATGGAGGTAATTTATTACCAGAGTTAAATAGCGATTTTAGATATGAAGATTTGCAAGAAAATGCCATTTTTATAGAAGGTGAAACTGATGGAAGTTTCGATAATAGCGATTTTATTCTCTTTTATGCAAAAGGACCTCATAGTTGGAATGTAAATACAACTTCAAAAACGGCAAAACATAATCAGAACATCTATTCAGATAAAGCCTATTACTTTATTACTGTTAACGAAACAGATGGTAAAAGAATTACAACAAAAGTACCGAATATAAATTCGTCTTCCTTAACCATAAACAAGTTCGACGATTTTACTTTTTTCGAAAAAGAAGAACTAAATATAATTGCAGCTGGCACACAATGGTTTTTTGATGATAATTTTAATGTTGAAAATACACAAAAATTTTCTATACCTTTTAAAAAGGCTTTAACGAATGAAAATATATCTTTTAAAATAAGAGCAGTTTCTACTTCTGCAACAGCTTCTAATATAACAGCGAATATCAATGGAGAACAGATTAGATTAGCGTTTTCTGGAACAAACCCAAGTGGAGCTAATTTGAATCTTTCAAAAGCAGAATCTAAAGAGCAAACAAAGTTAATTAATAATTCTAATGAAGCCATTAATGTAGAAATTACCTACGATAATGGAGGGAATCCATCTGCAAATACCTATTTAGATTATATTGAAATTGTTGGGAAAAAGAATTTGGTTGCAAATGGAAAGCAGTTTTCGTTTAGAAGTTTCGAGCAATTTGAAGCATCTGGATCCGTAACTTTCGACATTCAAAATAAAAATAATATTTTCCAAGTTTGGGATGTGTCCGATTTTCTTTCTCCAAAATTAATTACAAACGAAAGTACTGGAAACAACTTCACTTTTAAAGATCAAACAAGAGCTAGAGATAAAAATAATAAAGAGGTTTTAAGAGAATATGTAGTTTTAAATCAGTCTGATTTTTACATTCCAGAAACCGTGGAGAATTCTAAGGTTAAAAATCAAAATTTACATGCATTAAAAGATATTAATTATTTAGTAGTAACAAATTCAGAATTATCTTCTCAAGCACAAAGATTGGCAGATTACCACAAAAAGAATTCTGGTTTAACTACAAAAGTAGTAGTTTTAGATAAGATTTATAACGAATTTGCTTCAGGTTCTAAAGATATTACAGGAATTAGAGATTTTATAAAACACTTGTATAACAATTCGTCTGGAGATGGAAAATTAAAATATGTTTGTTTTTTTGGAGATGCTTCTTACGATTATAAAGATAGAGTTCCTGGCAACAACAATATTGTTCCAGTAAAATTATCAATAGACAGTTTTAATTTGGCAAGTTCTTATGTTACCGACGATTATTTTGTGATGTTAGACGATAATGAAGGAACCATGTCTCCATCACATACTTTAAACGTTGCCTCCAGTAGAATCCCAGTAAGTACAACAACACAAGCAAAACAAGTTGTAGATAAAATACTATCTTACTATAATAAAACAGCTATTGGAGATTGGCGCAATACAATTACTTTGTTAGCAGATGATGTAGATGATGATTTTGATATTCCTATACAAAGAGGTGTAGAGTCTATTGCAGACGAAATTAAAAACAACAAGCCCGTATTTAACATTAATAAAATTTATGCAGATGCTTATGTACAGGAAAATTCTTCTGGTGGAGAACGTTATCCAGAAGTAAATAAAGCAATTACAAATGCAATAGAAAAAGGTACTCTTGTTTTTGATTATTTTGGACATGGAGGAGAAGATGGTTTTGCTGCAGAACGAATTTTAGAAAAACCTCAAATACAAGACTTTAACAATCCAAACACATTGCCATTATTAATAACAGTTACCTGCGATTTTTCTAGGTTCGATAATCCAAATAGAATTACTGCTGGCGAACTTACATTATGGAACAAAAATGGAGGTGCTGCAAGTATGATAACTACTACTAGAGAAGTTTATATTTCAATGGGGCAATCTTTTAATGAAGAGTTCATTCGAATTTTATTTAAGTTTCCTAATAATGGTTTAATTCCTATTGAAGATTTAACGATTTCTGAAACTTTAATGAAAACGAAAAATAATTATTCAGGCTCATTTAAATTTCAAAAATTCTTTATTTATTCTTTCGGAGACCCAGCAATGAAACTAGCAGTACCAGAACCCAATGTTAGAATTGTAAAGATGAATGGTAAAGATATTACACAACCAACGATAAGAAAGCCAGATACTTTAAAAGCACTTTCTAAAGTAAGTTTTCAAGGAGAAGTTTTAGATAATTCAAACAATCTTTTAAGAAACTTTAATGGCACACTTTACACCACAGTTTACGATAAATCTGTAGATAGAGAAACTTTAGGAAACAATAATTTTAACGAAAAATTACCTTTTGATACACAAGACAGTAAACTGTTTAGAGGAAAATCTACAGTTGCAAACGGAATTTTTAGTTTCGATTTTATTGTTCCTAAAGATATTAAAATAGCTTATGGCAAAGGAAAGTTAAGTTTTTATGCAGAAAATAGAAAAACAGACAAAGCAGGTTTTAATAATAAAATAACTATTGGTGGAATTGACGAAAACGCTCCAGAAGATACAGTTGGCCCAGAAATTAAATTATTTATGAATGATGAATCTTTTATAGATGGAGCCAATACAAACGCATCACCTAATTTAATAGCAGTATTGTCGGACTCCAGTGGAATAAATACTTCTATTACAGCTGTAGACCACGATATTGTTGGAATTTTAGATGGAGATACCTCCAACCCAATTATTTTAAACGATTTTTATGAAACAGAATTGAATGACTTTACAAAAGGAAAAGTAACGTACAGATTACGAGATTTGGCAGTTGGTCCACATACTTTAAAAATAAAAGCCTGGGATACATACAATAACTCATCAGAAACCACGTTAAACTTCGTGGTTGTTAGTGATGCTATTTTAAATTTAGAAAACGTTTTAAATTACCCAAATCCTTTTGTAAATTACACCCAGTTTTGGTTCAATCATAACAAACCAAATGAACCTTTAGAAGTTCAAGTACAGGTTTTTACTGTTTCAGGTAAATTGGTAAAAACAATCAATCGAAACATACAAACAACAGGTAATTTATCTAGAAGTATTAGTTGGAATGGTTTAGACGATTTTGGAAATAAAATAGGAAAGGGAGTATATGTATATAAATTAAAAGTAAAATCTACCATAAGTAATTTAGTTTCCGAGAAATACGAGAAATTGGTAATACTTCAATAA